A single genomic interval of Zunongwangia sp. HGR-M22 harbors:
- a CDS encoding tetratricopeptide repeat protein, with amino-acid sequence MEVKNVLGMLFFFILCCKSNAQSSEELRTAKKFIQNYELDKAEIFIDRNFEFTEAGKLYLGNIASHLKEWDKAIYNYKSLVELDPNFAEYHFKVGGAMGMKAIEINKFQAAFLIPKVKEHLEKAASLDPNHIESKRALSELYLQLPSVLGGSFEKGLAQAKSLNKLSKLDYCIAMASVYNYKDEKQKSAKYIKEGIKALKGKPSLVLRNYLYFEFAQEGLRYGIPKSEIDSLMDKYIQGFNYLDLKTPAEAYLKLAQISENKSDKSTALYYINKSLEIDGNSKTALDLKEDIKDM; translated from the coding sequence TTGGAGGTAAAAAATGTCTTAGGAATGCTGTTTTTTTTTATTTTATGTTGTAAAAGTAATGCGCAATCAAGTGAGGAGTTAAGAACAGCGAAAAAATTTATACAAAATTATGAACTCGATAAGGCTGAAATTTTTATAGATCGAAATTTTGAGTTTACCGAAGCAGGTAAGCTATACTTAGGTAACATTGCTAGTCATCTAAAAGAGTGGGATAAGGCTATCTATAACTATAAAAGTTTAGTAGAGCTGGATCCCAATTTTGCCGAATATCATTTTAAGGTGGGCGGTGCAATGGGCATGAAAGCTATTGAGATTAATAAATTTCAAGCAGCCTTTTTAATACCTAAAGTTAAAGAGCACTTAGAAAAAGCAGCTTCTTTAGATCCTAATCACATAGAAAGCAAAAGAGCTTTGTCTGAATTATATTTACAACTTCCTTCTGTACTAGGAGGTAGTTTTGAAAAAGGATTAGCACAGGCGAAAAGCTTAAATAAGTTAAGTAAGCTTGACTATTGCATTGCTATGGCTTCAGTTTATAATTACAAAGACGAAAAACAAAAATCAGCGAAATATATAAAAGAAGGTATTAAAGCTTTAAAAGGTAAACCGTCTTTAGTTTTGCGTAATTATCTCTATTTTGAGTTTGCGCAAGAAGGGTTAAGGTATGGAATACCTAAATCTGAAATTGATTCTCTCATGGATAAATATATACAGGGATTTAATTATTTGGATCTCAAAACTCCCGCGGAAGCTTATTTAAAGCTTGCTCAAATTTCAGAAAATAAATCAGATAAGTCCACCGCGCTATACTATATTAATAAATCATTAGAAATAGACGGAAATTCCAAAACAGCCTTAGATTTAAAAGAAGATATTAAGGATATGTAA
- a CDS encoding PorP/SprF family type IX secretion system membrane protein: MKNIITKYLIFTGIILFSLKGMSQQDPVFTQYMYNMSVVNPAYATDDPGMLNLGGIYRAQWVNVDGAPRTANFFAHTPISERIEVGLTVVHDEVGDWIKENNITADFAYVLPLTNNSKLSLGAKAGLTTFDSNTTGIVLPDPNDLAFQNYNETFPVFGAGAFWFSDNYYLGVSAPNLFTAKHIENEQGISGIGEEEIHYYITGGYVFDLSQNVKLKPAFMARGVKNSPLSVDVTANVLLYNRLEAGLGYRFDESVTGLVNFKITPQLRVGYAYDYTTTNFGNYNDGTHEIMVLFDIDLFGLNKGYDKSPRFF; this comes from the coding sequence ATGAAAAATATAATCACAAAATATCTAATATTTACAGGCATTATCCTTTTTTCTTTAAAGGGTATGTCTCAGCAGGATCCTGTGTTCACACAATACATGTATAATATGAGTGTTGTGAACCCGGCATATGCTACAGACGATCCAGGGATGTTAAACCTTGGTGGTATTTATAGAGCTCAGTGGGTAAATGTTGACGGTGCACCTCGCACCGCCAACTTCTTCGCCCACACTCCAATAAGCGAAAGAATTGAGGTTGGTTTAACCGTAGTTCATGACGAAGTTGGAGATTGGATTAAAGAGAATAATATTACTGCAGATTTTGCTTATGTATTACCATTAACAAATAACAGTAAGTTATCCCTTGGTGCTAAGGCTGGTTTAACCACTTTCGATTCTAACACTACAGGTATTGTTCTTCCAGATCCAAACGATTTAGCTTTTCAAAACTATAATGAGACTTTCCCAGTATTTGGTGCAGGTGCTTTTTGGTTTAGCGATAATTATTATTTAGGTGTATCTGCTCCTAACCTATTTACCGCTAAGCATATCGAAAATGAGCAAGGTATAAGTGGAATAGGAGAAGAAGAAATTCACTATTACATTACTGGTGGATATGTTTTTGATCTTAGCCAAAATGTAAAATTGAAACCTGCATTTATGGCTAGAGGAGTAAAAAACTCTCCACTATCTGTTGATGTAACTGCAAATGTTCTTTTATACAATCGTTTAGAAGCTGGTCTAGGTTATAGATTCGACGAATCTGTTACAGGATTAGTAAACTTCAAGATCACGCCACAACTTCGTGTAGGATATGCTTATGATTATACTACTACGAATTTTGGAAACTACAACGACGGTACTCATGAAATCATGGTGTTGTTTGATATAGATTTATTCGGTTTAAACAAAGGATACGACAAGTCTCCTAGATTCTTCTAA
- a CDS encoding gliding motility-associated C-terminal domain-containing protein: MRNFTLRIRGTKLFLLSFVLFMGGLSMYGQQGCPTTANTDQNQTFCYLQTVGEIETDGTTVYRTETSTNPIPSDELLENAATYYIGNADGDCSTRIAVNITVNSAPAPVSGYGTTFSPTLGSSSDSFDVDDLIATLVDDNPGMNLVVFADQYDTNTLPGNTTLIAENPYWVGQTGNACPSERLAIRYDPIVAEAPTGEAQQTFCPEATVADLVAQGTSENTQAIRWYSTATSNPALGDDVILVDGETYYATQIINNVDSPLPPTESEDRFEVTVTVFEPVNAGDDASTVVCSNDSTLDLFTLLSGDADTDGAFTLDGTDLNGQFDPANYPAGEYSVTYSVADDCTTDEATFTITVTAQPDAPVIGDQEFCETDNATVADLGTDTNIAIYDDASLSNELAPSTALVDGIYFAVASDGPCTSEASEFEVAISEVPDAPVIANQTFCETDNATVADLGTGDSISIYDDASLTTELAPATALTTGTYYAVATNGSCVSDDTEFEVTITPAVSPKAGDDASFDVCINETIELTDYLSSDALTTGTFSGNGVSGTQFSASTAGDYTITYNVNSTNSCVTNGSDSATFTITVNNPADANAGEDMAFDACVNESIDLVAYLSDNAITSGEFTGDGVTEGMFMATTAGTYTVTYTVDENDTCVNAGTSDSATFTITVNNPADANAGEDMAFDACVNESIDLVAYLSDNAITSGEFTGDGVTEGMFMATTAGTYTVTYTVDENDTCVNAGTSDSATFTITVNNPADANAGEDMAFNACVNESIDLVAYLSDNAITSGEFTGDGVTEGMFMATTAGTYTVTYTVDENDTCVNAGTSDSATFTITVNNPADANAGEDMAFDACVNESIDLVAYLSDNAITSGEFTGDGVTEGMFMATTAGTYTVTYTVDENDTCVNAGTSDSATFTITVNNPADANAGEDMAFDACVNESIDLVAYLSDNAITTGEFTGDGVTEGMFMATTAGTYTVTYTVDENDTCVNAGTSDSATFTITVNNPADANAGEDMAFDACVNESIDLVAYLSDNAITSGEFTGDGVTEGMFMATTAGTYTVTYTVDENDTCVNAGTSDSATFTITVNNPADANAGEDMAFNACVNESIDLVAYLSDNAITSGEFTGDGVTEGMFMAITAGTYTVTYTVDENDTCVNAGTSDSATFTITVNATANAGDDATENVCVADTPIDLSIFLNGADDNGVFSLDGNDRDNSNFDISTTGTYVFTYTVTNNCGTDASTLTITVNEVPDAPTPNATDLSFCAVDGATVGDINVPGTNVAYYADETTEDALDATEVLTSGTYYATQTNASGCESERVAINVTVEDPQAPTIPAIEICEYDDRFNRTTLQDITEAINSDNVITWYDSADSDNALSNNTVLVDGTTYYASASNNATGCESSTRATYVVDFGDCETPFQEGISPNGDQLNDTFDLQYLKLDYPNYEVEIYNRWGRMVYKGNSSTQPWDGTSSESSIGDDVLPNGVYFYVIEFNDGSTPAKQGKIYLSR, from the coding sequence ATGCGAAATTTTACTTTGAGGATTAGGGGAACCAAATTGTTCCTATTATCCTTTGTATTATTTATGGGAGGATTGTCTATGTACGGCCAGCAAGGTTGTCCAACAACGGCAAATACCGACCAGAATCAGACTTTCTGTTACCTACAGACTGTAGGAGAAATAGAAACTGATGGAACAACAGTTTACAGAACTGAAACATCTACGAATCCTATTCCTAGTGACGAGCTTCTTGAAAATGCAGCAACTTACTATATAGGTAATGCAGATGGAGATTGTAGTACAAGAATTGCTGTAAATATAACTGTAAATTCAGCTCCGGCTCCAGTTTCTGGATACGGAACTACATTTTCCCCTACTCTTGGATCTTCTTCAGATTCTTTCGATGTAGATGATTTAATCGCTACTTTAGTAGATGATAACCCAGGAATGAATTTAGTTGTATTTGCAGATCAATATGATACTAATACACTTCCAGGAAACACAACTTTAATTGCTGAAAACCCATATTGGGTAGGGCAAACAGGAAATGCTTGTCCTTCTGAAAGATTAGCGATTCGATACGACCCGATAGTTGCTGAAGCTCCAACAGGAGAAGCTCAGCAAACTTTTTGCCCTGAAGCAACGGTTGCAGACCTTGTAGCACAAGGTACAAGCGAAAACACTCAGGCAATTCGTTGGTATAGTACTGCTACATCTAATCCAGCTTTGGGTGATGATGTCATATTAGTTGACGGAGAAACTTATTACGCTACTCAGATAATCAACAATGTAGACTCTCCTCTTCCTCCTACAGAAAGTGAAGATAGATTTGAAGTTACGGTTACCGTTTTTGAACCGGTAAATGCTGGTGATGACGCTAGTACTGTGGTATGTTCAAATGACTCTACGCTAGATTTATTCACTCTTCTTTCTGGAGATGCTGATACAGATGGTGCATTTACTTTAGACGGCACAGATCTTAATGGTCAATTTGATCCGGCAAACTATCCTGCTGGGGAGTATTCAGTTACTTATAGTGTAGCTGATGATTGTACTACTGATGAAGCTACTTTCACAATTACGGTTACTGCGCAACCAGACGCTCCAGTTATAGGAGATCAAGAATTTTGTGAAACTGATAATGCTACTGTTGCTGATTTAGGTACCGATACTAATATAGCTATTTACGATGATGCCAGCTTATCAAATGAGCTTGCACCTTCAACAGCTTTAGTAGACGGAATTTATTTTGCAGTTGCCAGCGATGGACCTTGTACTTCTGAAGCCAGTGAATTCGAAGTAGCGATTTCTGAAGTTCCGGATGCTCCAGTTATTGCTAATCAAACTTTCTGTGAAACTGATAATGCAACTGTTGCCGATCTAGGCACTGGTGATAGCATTTCTATTTATGATGATGCTTCTTTAACCACAGAACTAGCTCCCGCTACTGCATTAACAACAGGAACTTATTATGCTGTGGCAACTAATGGTTCTTGTGTATCTGACGATACTGAATTTGAAGTAACTATAACTCCTGCAGTATCACCTAAAGCTGGAGACGACGCTTCTTTTGACGTTTGTATCAATGAAACTATTGAACTTACCGATTACCTAAGTAGTGATGCACTTACTACCGGTACTTTTTCAGGTAACGGTGTATCGGGGACACAATTCTCTGCATCTACAGCAGGTGATTACACGATCACTTACAATGTAAATAGTACTAATAGTTGTGTTACTAATGGATCTGATTCAGCTACTTTCACAATTACTGTAAACAACCCTGCTGATGCAAATGCTGGTGAGGATATGGCTTTTGATGCTTGTGTTAATGAATCTATTGATCTTGTAGCTTACCTTTCTGACAATGCAATCACTTCTGGTGAATTCACTGGAGATGGGGTTACTGAGGGAATGTTCATGGCGACTACGGCTGGAACTTATACCGTAACCTACACTGTTGATGAAAATGACACTTGTGTGAATGCCGGAACTTCTGATTCAGCTACTTTCACAATTACTGTTAACAACCCTGCTGATGCAAATGCTGGTGAGGATATGGCTTTTGATGCTTGTGTTAATGAATCTATTGATCTTGTAGCTTACCTTTCTGACAATGCAATCACTTCTGGTGAATTCACTGGAGATGGGGTTACTGAGGGAATGTTCATGGCGACTACGGCTGGAACTTATACCGTAACCTACACTGTTGATGAAAATGACACTTGTGTGAATGCTGGAACTTCTGATTCAGCTACTTTCACAATTACTGTAAACAACCCTGCTGATGCAAATGCTGGTGAGGATATGGCTTTTAATGCTTGTGTTAATGAATCTATTGATCTTGTAGCTTACCTTTCTGACAATGCAATCACTTCTGGTGAATTCACTGGAGATGGGGTTACTGAGGGAATGTTCATGGCGACTACAGCTGGAACTTATACCGTAACCTACACTGTTGATGAAAATGACACTTGTGTGAATGCCGGAACTTCTGATTCAGCTACTTTCACAATTACTGTAAACAACCCTGCTGATGCAAATGCTGGTGAGGATATGGCTTTTGATGCTTGTGTTAATGAATCTATTGATCTTGTAGCTTACCTTTCTGACAATGCAATCACTTCTGGTGAATTCACTGGAGATGGGGTTACTGAGGGAATGTTCATGGCGACTACAGCTGGAACTTATACCGTAACCTACACTGTTGATGAAAATGACACTTGTGTGAATGCCGGAACTTCTGATTCAGCTACTTTCACAATTACTGTTAACAACCCTGCTGATGCAAATGCTGGTGAGGATATGGCTTTTGATGCTTGTGTTAATGAATCTATTGATCTTGTAGCTTACCTTTCTGACAATGCAATCACTACTGGTGAATTCACTGGAGATGGGGTTACTGAGGGAATGTTCATGGCGACTACAGCTGGAACTTATACCGTAACCTACACTGTTGATGAAAATGACACTTGTGTGAATGCTGGAACTTCTGATTCAGCTACTTTCACAATTACTGTAAACAACCCTGCTGATGCAAATGCTGGTGAGGATATGGCTTTTGATGCTTGTGTTAATGAATCTATTGATCTTGTAGCTTACCTTTCTGACAATGCAATCACTTCTGGTGAATTCACTGGAGATGGGGTTACTGAGGGAATGTTCATGGCGACTACGGCTGGAACTTATACCGTAACCTACACTGTTGATGAAAATGACACTTGTGTGAATGCTGGAACTTCTGATTCAGCTACTTTCACAATTACTGTAAACAACCCTGCTGATGCAAATGCTGGTGAGGATATGGCTTTTAATGCTTGTGTTAATGAATCTATTGATCTTGTAGCTTACCTTTCTGACAATGCAATCACTTCTGGTGAATTCACTGGAGATGGGGTTACTGAGGGAATGTTCATGGCGATTACGGCTGGAACTTATACCGTAACCTACACTGTTGATGAAAATGACACTTGTGTGAATGCTGGAACTTCTGATTCAGCTACTTTCACAATTACTGTAAATGCTACTGCTAATGCAGGTGATGATGCTACCGAAAATGTTTGTGTAGCTGACACTCCGATAGACCTAAGTATATTCCTAAATGGAGCAGATGATAATGGAGTTTTCTCACTTGACGGAAACGATCGTGATAATTCTAACTTCGACATTAGCACAACAGGTACTTACGTATTCACTTACACAGTAACAAACAATTGTGGAACAGATGCTTCTACATTAACAATTACAGTTAATGAAGTTCCTGATGCACCTACCCCTAACGCTACAGATTTGAGTTTCTGTGCTGTTGACGGCGCAACTGTTGGAGACATTAATGTTCCAGGAACCAATGTAGCATATTATGCTGATGAGACTACTGAAGATGCGTTAGACGCAACTGAAGTTTTAACTTCGGGAACCTATTACGCTACTCAGACCAATGCTTCTGGATGTGAATCTGAAAGAGTTGCTATTAACGTAACCGTTGAGGATCCACAAGCACCAACTATTCCGGCTATTGAAATATGTGAATATGACGATCGATTTAACAGAACGACACTTCAAGATATAACTGAAGCTATAAATAGCGATAATGTAATTACTTGGTATGATTCTGCCGACAGTGATAATGCACTTAGCAATAATACTGTTTTAGTTGACGGAACAACTTACTATGCCAGTGCATCCAACAATGCAACAGGCTGTGAAAGTTCTACTAGAGCAACTTATGTAGTTGATTTCGGAGATTGTGAGACTCCGTTCCAAGAAGGTATTTCTCCAAATGGTGATCAGCTTAACGATACTTTTGATCTTCAATATTTAAAACTTGACTATCCAAATTATGAAGTTGAGATTTACAATAGATGGGGAAGAATGGTTTATAAAGGAAATTCATCAACTCAACCATGGGACGGTACATCAAGCGAATCTTCAATCGGAGATGACGTTTTACCAAATGGTGTATACTTCTATGTGATTGAATTCAATGACGGATCAACTCCTGCTAAACAAGGCAAAATATACTTAAGCAGATAA
- a CDS encoding OmpA family protein: protein MKNIYSTLLIFLVSIAAFGQRSEIRKADKLFAQRAYIDAASTYEGVSEKNQEVLQNLGDAYFYTNQMQNAAGVYSTLFERHEEIAPEYEFRYAHSLRATNKNDEADKYFASYYDKDVDMKEFEESIVDSSNLYIYEPKMLAADNAASSDFGISYFGENKIAFASTRNTARPIYPWNKKPALDLYTGEISEEGEISNVVLFSDAINTDEHESSAVFNEDGTVMYFDRTNEKRFKTEEGLRVANIRIYKAELIEDQWTNIEALPFTSAEFSTEHPALSPDGSTLYFASDMPGGQGGFDLYKVSVNDDGTYGTPENLGPGINTEHREQFPFISEDNVLYFASDGHIGFGNLDVYKSEGDFTEAENLGSSINSAYDDFAFIINEGEKKGYLTSNRGGNDNLYSFTRTKYVKKTRQIDIPHENRIYFEFDKSEVTPEYQEVLDKVVDILKDSEATNIRIASHADARGSDEYNLKLSQRRADSTKEYLVNNGIASENITTKGYGESQPVNDCTEAKGCSEEEYAKNRRSVITFTTMEVVEE, encoded by the coding sequence ATGAAAAACATTTATAGTACATTATTAATATTTCTTGTAAGCATCGCAGCTTTCGGACAAAGGTCTGAAATCAGGAAAGCCGACAAGCTTTTCGCACAGCGAGCTTACATAGATGCTGCTTCGACCTACGAAGGAGTATCAGAAAAGAACCAGGAAGTTCTTCAAAATCTTGGAGATGCTTACTTCTACACAAATCAGATGCAAAATGCAGCTGGAGTGTACTCAACTTTATTTGAAAGACATGAAGAGATAGCACCTGAATACGAATTCAGATATGCACACTCACTTCGTGCCACAAATAAGAACGACGAAGCAGATAAGTATTTCGCATCTTACTATGATAAAGATGTAGATATGAAAGAATTCGAAGAAAGCATTGTAGATTCTAGTAATCTTTATATCTATGAGCCTAAAATGTTAGCTGCAGATAATGCTGCATCTTCAGATTTTGGAATCTCATATTTTGGAGAAAATAAAATCGCATTTGCTTCAACAAGAAATACTGCTCGTCCTATCTACCCTTGGAACAAAAAACCTGCATTAGACTTATATACAGGTGAGATTTCTGAAGAAGGTGAGATTAGCAACGTAGTACTTTTCTCTGATGCAATTAATACAGACGAGCACGAAAGCTCTGCTGTATTTAACGAAGATGGTACAGTTATGTATTTCGACAGAACTAATGAAAAGCGTTTTAAAACTGAAGAAGGTCTTAGAGTTGCTAACATTAGAATTTACAAAGCTGAATTAATTGAAGATCAATGGACAAATATTGAAGCACTTCCTTTTACTAGTGCAGAATTCTCTACAGAGCACCCAGCTTTAAGTCCTGATGGATCTACACTTTACTTTGCTAGTGATATGCCAGGTGGACAAGGAGGTTTTGACCTTTATAAAGTTTCTGTAAATGATGACGGAACTTATGGTACTCCAGAAAACCTTGGTCCTGGAATAAACACTGAGCACAGAGAACAATTTCCTTTTATCAGCGAAGACAATGTTCTTTACTTCGCTTCAGATGGTCACATAGGATTTGGAAACTTAGACGTTTATAAATCTGAAGGTGATTTTACAGAAGCTGAAAACCTTGGTAGCTCTATTAACAGTGCTTACGATGATTTCGCTTTCATTATTAACGAAGGAGAGAAAAAAGGATACTTAACTTCTAATAGAGGCGGTAACGACAACTTATATTCTTTCACAAGAACTAAGTACGTTAAGAAAACCAGACAAATTGATATTCCGCATGAAAATAGAATTTACTTCGAATTTGATAAATCTGAAGTAACTCCTGAATATCAAGAAGTACTTGATAAAGTAGTAGATATTCTTAAAGATAGTGAAGCTACAAATATTAGAATAGCTTCTCATGCCGATGCTAGAGGATCTGACGAGTACAACCTTAAACTTTCTCAGCGAAGAGCTGATTCTACTAAGGAATATTTAGTAAATAATGGTATTGCTTCTGAGAACATAACAACTAAAGGTTATGGAGAATCGCAACCAGTAAATGATTGTACTGAAGCAAAAGGATGTTCTGAAGAAGAATATGCTAAAAACCGTAGAAGTGTAATTACCTTTACTACTATGGAAGTTGTTGAAGAATAA
- a CDS encoding UDP-N-acetylmuramate--L-alanine ligase — translation MKIHFIAIGGSAMHALAIALLDKGFQISGSDDAIFEPSKSSLQQNGILPNDFGWFPQKITKDLDAVILGMHARKDNPELLKAQELGLKIYSYPEFIFEQSKTKTRVVVGGSHGKTTITSMILHVMHYHDREVDYLVGAQLEGLDNTIKLNDNNDFMVIEGDEYLSSPIDRRPKFHLYEPNIALLSGIAWDHINVFPTYENYLEQFSIFIDKIVNGGILVYNEEDLELKTIVENNTNPIRKHPYKTPEYNIEDGETVLITPEGDMPLEIFGKHNLNNLAGAKWVCQHMGIDEEDFYEAIATFKGASKRLQKIKESGDFIAFKDFAHSPSKVRASVNAVKEQFQDKKIIACLELHTFSSLNESFIAEYKKSLDAADTAIVFYSSEAVAHKKLTAISTEAIKSAFDRDDLVVITETSELEDHLKKSNFDNSALLFMSSGNYGGIDLEQFVTEL, via the coding sequence ATGAAAATTCATTTTATAGCTATAGGAGGGAGCGCCATGCATGCTTTAGCTATAGCTCTTCTCGATAAAGGATTTCAAATTTCAGGTAGTGATGATGCTATATTTGAGCCTTCAAAATCTTCACTTCAGCAAAACGGTATATTACCAAATGATTTTGGCTGGTTTCCGCAGAAGATTACAAAAGATTTAGATGCAGTAATTTTAGGAATGCACGCTAGAAAAGACAATCCAGAATTATTGAAAGCTCAGGAATTGGGCTTGAAAATTTATTCGTATCCAGAATTTATTTTTGAGCAATCTAAAACCAAAACTCGAGTGGTAGTTGGTGGTTCGCATGGTAAGACCACAATCACAAGTATGATTTTGCATGTGATGCATTACCATGATCGCGAGGTAGATTATCTTGTAGGAGCACAACTAGAAGGACTAGATAATACCATAAAGCTAAACGACAATAATGATTTTATGGTTATTGAAGGGGACGAATATTTATCTTCACCCATAGATCGTCGCCCAAAATTTCATTTGTACGAACCTAACATTGCTTTGCTAAGCGGTATTGCTTGGGACCATATCAATGTATTTCCTACTTATGAGAATTATTTGGAGCAGTTTAGCATCTTTATAGATAAGATTGTAAACGGTGGCATTCTTGTTTATAATGAGGAGGATTTAGAGCTAAAAACTATTGTTGAGAACAATACTAATCCTATAAGAAAACATCCTTATAAAACGCCAGAATATAACATTGAAGATGGGGAAACAGTTCTAATTACTCCGGAAGGTGATATGCCTCTAGAAATTTTTGGTAAACATAATTTAAACAATCTTGCAGGAGCAAAGTGGGTTTGCCAGCATATGGGGATAGATGAAGAAGATTTTTATGAAGCCATTGCAACTTTTAAAGGAGCTTCAAAAAGACTTCAGAAAATTAAAGAATCTGGAGACTTTATCGCTTTTAAAGATTTTGCTCATAGCCCTTCAAAAGTTAGGGCGAGTGTAAATGCAGTAAAAGAACAATTTCAAGATAAAAAAATCATTGCCTGTTTAGAATTGCATACGTTTAGTAGTTTAAATGAAAGTTTTATTGCTGAATATAAAAAATCCCTGGATGCAGCCGATACGGCAATTGTGTTTTATTCTTCTGAAGCTGTTGCGCATAAAAAATTAACAGCTATTTCTACTGAAGCTATAAAGTCTGCTTTCGATCGAGATGATTTAGTAGTAATTACTGAGACTTCAGAATTAGAAGATCATCTAAAAAAATCAAATTTCGATAATTCAGCTTTGCTTTTTATGAGCAGCGGAAATTATGGCGGTATCGATTTAGAACAGTTTGTTACTGAATTATAA